The nucleotide window gacaaaaactagaaagagagatcacattactcctattttagcttcactgcattggcttcccataaaatcaagaatagaatttaaaatccttctcctcacttttaaagctcttactggtcaggctccatcataccttaaagagctcatagtaccttatgtacctaccagaacactgcgctcccagaacgcaggcctacttgtggtacctagtatctctaaaagtagaatgggaggcagagccttcagttatcaggctcctctcctgtggaaccatctcccagattcggtcaggagggcagacaccctctctacttttaagagtaggcttaaaactttcctttttgatagagcttatagctagcaagctcctagtttatgctgctataggcttagactgccgggggactcctacctccatgatgcactgagctcctctctcctcctctctctctctctctctctatccatccatctatatccaataacattcatgtactattaatgcattcagtaacctacacttcttccccggagttgtctgtgctttctcatctcacaggcaatctgggcctgtagacgtccggatgacagattccagtcccggaccttctagcttcaatgtttattttcaatgtgctactctctctctctcctattcttcctctctctcccctctaccccaaccggtcgaggcagatggccgcccactttgagcctggttctgcctgaggtttcttcctgttaaaagggagttttttcttgccattgtcgctaaatgcttgctcatgtgggaatgttgggtctctttataaattaaaacttgaagagtacggtttagaacctgctctatgtgtaaagtgccttgagataactttgttgtgatttggcgctatacaaataaagattgattgattgattgattgacattacaaaatataacaaaagtaaaataacttATTATACAGTCAGTTTAAAGCAAGACTGAAACTGGTATATAACCCTTACTGATGCAGAACTTAGATGTTTACGTTACACTATATCGACACTTTTTTGATTAGAGATGTATTTGGTGTAGGTTGGTGAAAGCTCCCAATCTGAGGAAGCTCTGTATAGTTTATGTCTTGAAATATATAACTGGCTCTATTTAATATTCCTAGTAAAACGTTCATATTTTTGACCAATGCGACATTtgtgtttccttcttttttgtctgtggCCCAAATATAAGAGTAATATTCAAGGTGTGTTTAAACCACTGATAATATAATCCTGCTGATGTTTtagcctcttcttcttttttcaaataCAATCACTACTTTACTGAGACCAAGAGTTGATGGTTCAAAGTGATTTCCAACAGGCTGCTTTATTTAACTCGCTCCTAGCGGACACCTGGCAATTACAGCTTTAATTGTGGATTGCAGATTAGTCTGGCTCTGGTTCCGAAAAGCTCAGATTTGATTAGATTAGGTACTAGACTATTTTTACACACCCAATCATCTACCTTTTCCTCATTAAAGGTTCCTGTTTTATCATCAGTGGTGCTAGCAGTGTAGTATAAAGTATATTCAGGTGCATAGATAACATGGATCCTTATATTGTTGTTACAATGAGTTAGATTGTTAAAGTCTTTGGGATCATTACGTCTTGTTATTTgacttaattatttattattagcttccctacaaatacacacactaatCCTTCTGTTGCTTATCCCATGTACCTTTAAATGGCACAGCTGCTATTCCATGCATGTGCCATGAatatgtgcgtgtgcatgtgtttgtgtgtgtgtgtgtgtgtgtgtgtgtgtgtgtgtgtgtgtgtgtgtgtgtgtgtgtctgtctttgtgtataTTCAGAGTGAATGGGCAGCTTGTTCAGACCAACCTGTCGGCTCTTGAGCATGAAAGCAAAATAATTTTCCAGAGAGGCTGTCTGACTGTATTTGGACTTTTCTTtagagtatttttttaatgtcattccTACAGTGTACCATGTTTATTGAAAGAAAATGCATCCACAGAactagaaaacaaacaaatgagacTCTAATTTGTCACAGAAATACTTTACAAACAATGAAGTGCAGATTGTGTTCAGAggttttaacttttattttaaaagttaaaataaactaaatcaGTCAGATTTCTGTAGTTGgcagtgtcatttaaaaaaaactatcaagAGCTGAtctaacattaaacattaaacactgTACACTGTAATTCATTTCAGACAACAGTcaattacatttataattaGAATGAAACTCACCAGCTGGTCAGCCTGAGCCTCCAGGTCAGTAGAGAAGGTCAGAAGATCCACAATTGTGACTCCTTTATTTACCTAAAACAAGACAGTCACATATGAAGCTATATTAGTATAGTTtaatatttgtctttattttgtagCTACACCTTGTATCAGTGATATGTTTCTGGCTcttatttttagtatttgtggTATTGGgatattaaattaaagtttattataaCCATAACACAAAGGAGTTCAGATATAAAAGCAGCTTTTGTTGAggcttcacacacaaacacacatttatgagGACaactttttacataaaaaacatttatttaaaggatGTTTTACTTAATCTTAACAAAAAAGCAAATCTTAACACCTAAAATGAGTAGGGGCCATGGTTTTGAGTCCCTGCGATGTGACTTTATTAACAGGTTTTAGCTCAGAGTACCTCTGCCATGAACGCGTCATAGTCGATCTGTCCGACTCCAGAGTTTGCAAAGTTGATGAGGTTGTCTCTGCCCGCCTGCTCCAGCAGTGTGATGTCCTGCAGGTCGACCTGCACACTCTCAAACACTTTGGCCAGATCTTTGTTGTACTAATGTGAGATAAAATCACAAGTTACCAGGCTGTCATTCATCAAGTTTTTATCAGTAACACAGATTTGAACCCGTGATACCTCCACAGTGAACACTCACCGCAGTTCTGTTGAGGAAGGAGTTGATGTTGAACATAGTTTCCAGCTGCAGAGCATGATACAGACCATTGTTCTCATAGCAATCCCTACGAGACAAACACAGTATGGTAGCACAATGAATTTCCTTGTGCTCTGAGCAAGAGTTCAATATTTTCATGAAAAGTGTATtagcatttaaatatttaacaacatGATCATCTGTATAAGATCCAGGTGAACATCTGACTTCAGTAATGCACATTTGGAGCAGAAAATATCTTGAATGCACACGTACATAACATTTCATGCGAAAATCAAATAAACTGATTTGCTCCTTTTAGAAATATTCAGTTAATGTGCATTAGCGGCCTCCATATTACCTGTACATGCTTCCCAAAGTCAAGTCAATGTTCGGATTCTGAAACAGCATCCCAGGAAGGAAGTTCTTCTTGGCAGGATGCACCAAGTATGGTGTGTCTatgatctacacacacacacaaccacacacacatgcatattcatcagcacagagcagcagtgttgtCTGTTATGTAATACTATCCAGCTCAGATATTCAGCTCAGGCTCTCTCTCCAAGACAAACACTGGGAGAGGCAGAAAGCAGagtgaaaataagacatttcagGAAGGAAGAGAGTTTGTGTTCAGGACCTTGAATAGCTGTCGGTTAGCCAGCGGTTCGCACACCATCTTCTCCACGTTGccaccaacaacaaaaaatgtggtCACGATGGCCATCAGCATCCAAacgaagatgaaggagaagccCACCCCGCTGAGAGAGCCAAAGATACAGAGTGTGGAGACAtaatcacacagaaacatgagTTATTATAAAATTACTGCTTTTAATCTTTTATCACAACATTTTGCTTAATTTCTACCATATGTTGTGGTGGTTTTCTATCAGTCTCAATGAATACACTCAATATACAGGATCTTATGACTGAAACAATTTGGAGTTGTAAGATCCTTTCCTTAGGGCTTGTAAGTTAAAACAAACTGCcaagaaaatgtatcaaatgtatCATTTGCAGCAGAAACAAAGTATAAAAGCTAGTAAAGTGTGTGACCTAAAGGTGTAAATAACTGAACCCAAGGCCACTGTAATGAAACAATTCAAATGTTGGCGGCCAGTTTGAGAAGTGACCCTCATTGAAGTCATCCTATTTAGCAGTAATAAGCAGTATACAAACATTtcataaatggtttataacataCTGTGATGTAGGtgtatataatgataatataatagaatgtagttgtaataatataatacaagtGTGTACAATTACATTAAATGGTGTTATAAACCatgtattaaatgtttgtttactgcttataaatgcttaTTAAAGGGACTTAAACTGTTACTGTTATCTTCCTGATCTGACTATCTCCTCATCAATCTGTGTACACTGCTGTCTTATATTTCcctcatttttctattttctgtccGCTTGTTAATTATAGCTTCAGTTTGAGGGTCGGACTGCTGTCGTGGTAACGTACGCCATGAGCAGGTTTCCTCCGGTGTTTGACAGGCACCCTCGGGTTGTGGGTGTAGCCTGCTTGTCGTAGCCACAGGTGCCACACAGCAGACCCAGGAAGTTGAAGGCCAGGATGAGGACAACCGCGCAGAGCACCGCCACACAGCCGATCCACCTGCAGAAAGGGTGCACACACAAGGCGGTTGACACATGTATGCATGATTACTCTGATTTTAATTACAGATAATGTCTAACCACAACCTGCCACCTTAAACTTAACTTAGTCATAATTAgagttaaacaaaaaacaagtctgGATTTTAAACACTCAGATAACCTTGTATGCACTGAATTTTTCTGCCGAGATTGGTGGTGTGTGCCCATAATGTGACTGTGTGGACATATTTCTGTCCCCACCATGTAATCAATGCAAATATACGCACGCTTGCATGCACATATgctcacaagcacacacacacacacacacacacacacacacacacacacacacacacacacacacacacacacacacacacacacacacacacacacacacacacacacatacctgtaGAAATCCATTTGGTCGATCTGTGGGTAATACGCCTCAATGTTCTTCTGTCCTTGGTTAAGGAAAATGGTGAAATTGGCCAGAGATGCTTCCACTGGGAACATCTTGGAGAAACCGGTGATCTCTGCACTGATCTTATCCAGCATGCCTTTCACTCCTAAACACAGAGGTAAACAGaaaataagcacacacacacacaaacggaTCAACTCAGAGGTCTCAGAATcaggaggaaggaggatggagctTTATTATAAAGCAAAAAGGGACAAACAGGACTTACGAGGTAGAGCTGTGGTGTCCAATACAATGCAGGTAaagatgagagaagaaaaaatgtaaaagattgTTGACACTTGATTTAAGAATactacacatacatacacacacacacacacacacacacacacacatagttatGTACCTGCGACAATATTTTTGGTTTGCTCTTTAACCAGTCTTGGTGTATCATTAAACGATGAGTAACCCTGAaggtggagagaaaagagaaaacaggtgataaataaaaatatatcaactTTGGTGGGTGAAACAGTCATGAGCTGAACAGGAAGATGATGTAGAGCtagagacaaagacaaacctTTTGTACAACATTACTGAGGTCTGTTTTCAGGATGGTGTCGACATTAGCCAGAGCATGACTGACACTTGGAAGCTGATAGACAGGAAGTGAATGAACTTGATTAATAAATATGaagataaattaaaattaaaattagtttCAGGTTTTGATTCCCATTTTTTTGTGTCAGAAAAGGTGAAACGTCTCGTTACCCCGGAATAGTCGGCGTTGATTCCCAGTTGGGCTAGCGTGGAGCGGATGGTGTTGCAGGTGTGAGACACGGCTCCGTTGGTGCAGGCGGGGTCGGAGAGGGTGTTGGACAGAGAGGCGCGCTCTCCAGACAGACTGCTCTGAAGTTTTCCTGTCCCCTCCTGGAGTACCTCCAAAGAGGAGCTGACATTCTCCAGGGCCTCCTTAGTCTCCCGCATAGCTGCAAACAAGAAGGTTGGGATGATTGTGCATGTGACAATAGATCATTTTACCAAGAATATCTACAATAGTGTGAGGTTTTGTGTCGTCAAATTGTTGAGCCTCATACATTGTATACTTACACCTATACACACATAATGCAACCAACACCAAAAATATTACGACGACACTGATTACACTGATCACAGGTCCACAATCCACAAAGgaaaaccacaacaaaaaactaatttacaggaaaaaactgttttagCATCAAAAACTGTTTCTAACACGAAAGAATCCACTGACAACGAGTCACGAGCACTATGACACTGAATCCAGATCAGCTCTGTTTACCTTTGATGGCATTCTCAACTTTAGCTTAAGATGAAAAGcaaatggaagaaaataaaagagggaaggagagttttaaaaaatgaagacgAAAAAACCCCACCAGGAATCTGTAGTAATatgaataaaagagaaaactgcacatctttagctgctaaagtgTCACCAGATAAGTATGGCATCAGTTCATGtactttaatttattgttaGACTAGTTTAAACaagtcaacattttattttatttttgaagattATTCTCACATCTGACCTCACAAAAGtatattattttgtctttgaaataaaaatgtagttttgcCAGAACTGTTTAGCAGTTTCAGAGCACGttacataacaaaacatcttacagagtaacaaaaatgtttcatgGCTCAGAGGATTTATCCTTGACTTTGGACcaaatccaatcagatgtggtGATAGAAACAGCGACTCAGTAGCATGAGCACCACACTGTGACACTATGTTCATATTCAAAACTGATACAGAGTGTGTGTCGTTACCTCCTGCCATACGCAGGGCAGTGTCCAGCGAGGGAACCACCTCTTTCTCCAGCTGACTGTGAATCCTCCCACCCAGTAAAGGTCCAATGTCTGccagaaaacacagaaagatcAGATGGTTTGATGGCAGCACTACAGTTACACATTGCTTCAGTAAACACAAGAGGCCCCCTCGGGCAAACAAAGTGAGAGACAGAAGTTTGGGTTCAACTTACTGTCAAGATCTGACAGGACTTTGTTCTTTGCTGTTGTGTACTGCGCTGTCAAGTAATCGATTTGCTGCAAGAGCAGGAGACACACGGTAACATTAGAGTGAGGAAACACAGTCAAACGTGACTGCTggttgtgtgttagtgtgaggGTGACTTCGTACCGCAGGCGTGTTGTTAGCAAATGTCTTCAGGTCTCTCATGTTGGTATTGATGAGCCGACGAGTGCTCTTGATCTGGGCGCTGATGTTGTGGTTCGCAGCATAGGAAATGAGCACTCCCACACTGAAatatagagagagacacacacacacacaggttaaatTCAGTAAAGCTAAATGTTGTAATGATCACTTTaaaccagcagagggcagcatgGCTACACTGAGTTGGATATCTGCTGAATTTCAAAAGTAACTGAGGTAAGGATACAGACACTTGAACTTCCATGCAAGCTTTCCTCTGCGAgtcatttatctcttttttaagaTCCTCTGTCTTTGTGACGGCCACAGATTTAACAATGGAAATGAATGATGGATAAAGGTTTACTGAGGTAAGGATACACCTGAGTGTCACAGATGAATGCCTGGCCTCTatctttaaatatgtattttaaaagaagcctttttctctttcgccctctgtgtgtctgtcttgtcAGATCTGACTGATCAGATGAATGACGGGGAATAAGCCAAGTATCTGGTGGTGTAGTCTTCATATATAACGTTCAGGTTTGATCCAGATGCTGAAGTCGCTTAAGGTGAAGAAACCAAAGAATTCCGCACACTGTCAATCACTTCTACTTGTGTAGAATGTTTATGGCCTCAGACCTTCATCAGATAAAACTGTAATCCTGAGTGATGAAGGGTAAGTAGGCTGCTTTGGTTTCTTTACAGTCGACAGTTTGTgatctaacacacacattagtaTGACTTTCTGCTGTGGAAGAACCTTGTCCAGTTGTTACTCATTATTTACTGTGAGGTGAAAAGTTTTCTGAAATATTGATAAATGTACACAATATAACAGCCACTTTCCAAATATTGAGCCTCTTTTTAGAAAGTAATTTGGAACACCCAACTGCTGAAATGAGGTTTGCGCTGGATGCTGTCTTTATTTATGCTTtaactcattttcttttttcttgtatcATTCCGTAAAGCACTTTTAGTAAGATTCATAATCTTGAACTTCCCCGCAAGCTTTCTTCAGTGAGTCATCTGCCTCTTTTTATGATCTGTGTTCTTTGTGACTGCCACAGATTTAACaaggaaaatgaatgatggATAAAGGCTTTCACCCAAATTCTATGTTGCAATATATTGTGACAAAATAAGtatagtaagaaaaaaaattaggaaaagTCTCCGTACAGCTGAAGCAAGGTGAATAAtgctgtaaaaaatgttgtgtAATGTGGCATTTTGGTTGAGTATAAGGAACAATGTTagtgtttgttattatttaaaaagtgcCCTTTTAGCACTTGAAAAAATGCCTAGACTTTCATTTTTCAACAACACAAGCTGAGAcagatagaaaaagagagagaatctgCTGTGTGAGAGGATAAAACCCTGATCAGATAATATCTCCACATCTCCAAATAGCCACTACAAGCTTTGTGTACAcatatttgaatgtgtgtgtgtgtgtgtgtgtgtatgcgtgtgttaTGTGAAAGCACTCATTCATACAGAGAGCGCTCTCACAGTCAGCCAAGTGATATCACTAACGCCTAACTGTCCTGCACGGTTCGGATCACATTTCTCTGACCCTGCACCTGCCTCACAGAGCAGGTACACTACATGCACGTCCAAgcctgtatgtgcatgtgtaagtATATAATGTGAAGAGCCCTGTATATATGAggatactatattatatatttgtactCCCACTGAAATTAAAATCAATTTGTAGCACTATAAAATcatctgaaaatgaaatatgtgtttgttgttATGTGACATCTAAACAAAGTTTTTTTGCAAGATAATTACTTGCTTAAACAACCTCTGACCCCTACTTTCCTGTTTAAATGTACTTATACCTTCTTAACTTAAACAGCTAAACACCATTCCtgtctttttctacttttgtgACCATTAGGTAACAAACTTGCTTGCATGGTTAAAGGTACTTTGCTTCTGTTATGATGGTAGCTCCGGGATTGACTATGAAGTTATTAAGAGATGACACTTATATTGTAAAGCTTTAAACATGGTTTAAAATGGTAGGTTAGATATGGTGAATATACataatttatgtgttttgtatgAATCTGTTATGTGTGGGAAGGAGGTTCCTTGAAAGAGAGGGAACAATCTTTATGTACTGCATTTATCTCTCTTttagagaaaggaaaaaacattaaacataagCACAGTGTACAGAATTGTGCCTCAGAGGTTCATGACTTTaagtttaaaaagataaatgattACTATCTTCCCTTTCAGCTGTAtatctgaaaataaatgtatgccAAAGTATATGCAACTCTACATGCACATGGTGTGTACAGAATCACAGAATCATAATCAGAAAAGACGAAATATTCATCTTTATCATCACTATGTTgataaagacagagaagaggaggactCACATGATGAAGATGGTAGTGGCGACGAGTGAGGCGGTGTAAAACCCTCGCTGGCAGTCAGCgttcttcctctgtctctggtGCATCTCCCCTCCGCAATTCTCACAGCATCgacacacacagaacagcagGCCTATGACGGGGACGATGATCACGAAGACGATACCGATTAACCCACATAATAGGAAACCAGCCTGGTAGTGGATCCACTGCGGGAGGAGAGCATCGATCCATTCATCAGTCAACAGCCCTCAGATTGTCTCCTTATACCAACATGGTAGTGTATAGTGTTAGAGAGGAGTTTACCTGTAGCAATAGGACGACGTTTTCTGGCTGTGGCGCCGTATCACATTCACGTAGATGTGTGGAGAAAgagcacacgcgcacacacacacacacacacacacacacacacacacacacacacacacacacacacacacacacataaacaagcacacatttgcacacaaagTCGTAGCAAGAAGAAAgcaaagagaaacacaaaaaaaatgtcagtttgacAGCCACAAGATAAGGAGGTAGTAGAATTCCCACTTATAAAGAGGGACGTGCAGGCAACTTCaagagcaaagaagaaaaaaaagacagaaaattaaaaaacttaaaactgaaAGCAAGAAAATCCCCCAAAAAGTCTCGATGACATCTAAGTAGAGCGACAACAATGTTATCTGATTGTGATTTTTACTGTTACCTAGGTACTTACTGTAAGtgctttaatattaaaaaagtataaCATATGTATAAAAAGACCCCCTCTCCATATACATCTATGGTAGCTCCTGATCTAAAAAGTGAAGTGAGTGCACTGTGCtctttctaatggccagcaAGGGACGACTCCATTGGTTGcaaaaagaagtctgattgtaaagtctatgagaaaatgagatCAATTCACACTTGATTGATATTCCTTCTGTAAATTATGCTCCCATTTagtgtgaaataaatgaaaaagcagggtatgctttaaGGCGTGGCTAACTTATGATGGGCCAGTAGCTACCAGAGTGACAATGTGACAACTTTGATAATGTAACGTAACAATGGCGTAACCCGAGCTGCAGCTATTTCACAgcatgttttcagttcatgagaGATAACTGTAACATTTTGATCATATAAAAGAAGTCTTGTTCAGCGTGTGGTGGTACTAAAAGACCCTTGAAGGAGTCGACTGTTCAGATTTTCGGTtaagtaaatgttttaatggttttaggCCATAGATAATGGAATCATTTCTATATCTACGTCAGATTCACCCTATCGTCCACACACGGAAACTCTTAAACTCGAGCCTTCAAAACAGCTGTCCACAAACCAacatgtgacatcacagtgacgATGTCGATGGGttttacatatttcattgtctttaattgaaaaaaaacaaaaacaccacttACAACAAAgctataaaatgtataaaataatcaatttctAAGTACTGGGTAGATTATTGTAGCGCTGCACTGTCAAGATTATTGAATTTAAATCAAACATACCTTTCTCCATTCGTCTATTTTGATTCCTCCCATGTTTTGCTGAATGACTTTAACAATCAgatctgaaaaaaaataaagaaaaatagtgTTTCAATCTGTAGAAATATAATCCTTTATGCAAGAGTGTTTTACAGGAAGTACAGTTGGGTCGAGGTGTCTAATCAGCCAGATTTACAGACAATCAAATAACCTTCAGtataacattt belongs to Scomber scombrus chromosome 2, fScoSco1.1, whole genome shotgun sequence and includes:
- the prom1b gene encoding prominin 1 b isoform X2, which gives rise to MLWTRWLVLLLCWGGTSGEQQADERDGFPAEVRADSRRQRSPPPVEPLDFGFVPSSVYDTHAYYEPGAVGILFHMVHAFLYVIQPNSFPKDLIVKVIQQNMGGIKIDEWRKPENVVLLLQWIHYQAGFLLCGLIGIVFVIIVPVIGLLFCVCRCCENCGGEMHQRQRKNADCQRGFYTASLVATTIFIIVGVLISYAANHNISAQIKSTRRLINTNMRDLKTFANNTPAQIDYLTAQYTTAKNKVLSDLDNIGPLLGGRIHSQLEKEVVPSLDTALRMAGAMRETKEALENVSSSLEVLQEGTGKLQSSLSGERASLSNTLSDPACTNGAVSHTCNTIRSTLAQLGINADYSGLPSVSHALANVDTILKTDLSNVVQKGYSSFNDTPRLVKEQTKNIVAGVKGMLDKISAEITGFSKMFPVEASLANFTIFLNQGQKNIEAYYPQIDQMDFYRWIGCVAVLCAVVLILAFNFLGLLCGTCGYDKQATPTTRGCLSNTGGNLLMAGVGFSFIFVWMLMAIVTTFFVVGGNVEKMVCEPLANRQLFKIIDTPYLVHPAKKNFLPGMLFQNPNIDLTLGSMYRDCYENNGLYHALQLETMFNINSFLNRTAYNKDLAKVFESVQVDLQDITLLEQAGRDNLINFANSGVGQIDYDAFMAEVNKGVTIVDLLTFSTDLEAQADQLPRGALENALKGHASSIRQIHREQVVPMEQAMSTLSQSIRLLQRTSSDLPIKVTNILSAIDAAEYLITHNASHVVKQETKNYVQTLVGYFKQYTAWIKNSLTAEVAQCKPISNIVDSMEIVACSFIVDSVNVFWFGLGGCCVLLIPSMILSTKLAKYYRRMDTEDVFEDSPYSDTLTRFPRASAPPSYSDW
- the prom1b gene encoding prominin 1 b isoform X3; protein product: MLWTRWLVLLLCWGGTSGEQQADERDGFPAEVRADSRRQRSPPPVEPLDFGFVPSSVYDTHAYYEPGAVGILFHMVHAFLYVIQPNSFPKDLIVKVIQQNMGGIKIDEWRKPENVVLLLQWIHYQAGFLLCGLIGIVFVIIVPVIGLLFCVCRCCENCGGEMHQRQRKNADCQRGFYTASLVATTIFIIVGVLISYAANHNISAQIKSTRRLINTNMRDLKTFANNTPAQIDYLTAQYTTAKNKVLSDLDNIGPLLGGRIHSQLEKEVVPSLDTALRMAGAMRETKEALENVSSSLEVLQEGTGKLQSSLSGERASLSNTLSDPACTNGAVSHTCNTIRSTLAQLGINADYSGLPSVSHALANVDTILKTDLSNVVQKGYSSFNDTPRLVKEQTKNIVAGVKGMLDKISAEITGFSKMFPVEASLANFTIFLNQGQKNIEAYYPQIDQMDFYRWIGCVAVLCAVVLILAFNFLGLLCGTCGYDKQATPTTRGCLSNTGGNLLMAGVGFSFIFVWMLMAIVTTFFVVGGNVEKMVCEPLANRQLFKIIDTPYLVHPAKKNFLPGMLFQNPNIDLTLGSMYRDCYENNGLYHALQLETMFNINSFLNRTAYNKDLAKVFESVQVDLQDITLLEQAGRDNLINFANSGVGQIDYDAFMAEVNKGVTIVDLLTFSTDLEAQADQLPRGALENALKGHASSIRQIHREQVVPMEQAMSTLSQSIRLLQRTSSDLPIKVTNILSAIDAAEYLITHNASHVVKQETKNYVQTLVGYFKQYTAWIKNSLTAEVAQCKPISNIVDSMEIVACSFIVDSVNVFWFGLGGCCVLLIPSMILSTKLAKYYRRMDTEDVFEDSSYPWLVAL
- the prom1b gene encoding prominin 1 b isoform X1; the encoded protein is MLWTRWLVLLLCWGGTSGEQQADERDGFPAEVRADSRRQRSPPPVEPLDFGFVPSSVYDTHAYYEPGAVGILFHMVHAFLYVIQPNSFPKDLIVKVIQQNMGGIKIDEWRKPENVVLLLQWIHYQAGFLLCGLIGIVFVIIVPVIGLLFCVCRCCENCGGEMHQRQRKNADCQRGFYTASLVATTIFIIVGVLISYAANHNISAQIKSTRRLINTNMRDLKTFANNTPAQIDYLTAQYTTAKNKVLSDLDNIGPLLGGRIHSQLEKEVVPSLDTALRMAGAMRETKEALENVSSSLEVLQEGTGKLQSSLSGERASLSNTLSDPACTNGAVSHTCNTIRSTLAQLGINADYSGLPSVSHALANVDTILKTDLSNVVQKGYSSFNDTPRLVKEQTKNIVAGVKGMLDKISAEITGFSKMFPVEASLANFTIFLNQGQKNIEAYYPQIDQMDFYRWIGCVAVLCAVVLILAFNFLGLLCGTCGYDKQATPTTRGCLSNTGGNLLMAGVGFSFIFVWMLMAIVTTFFVVGGNVEKMVCEPLANRQLFKIIDTPYLVHPAKKNFLPGMLFQNPNIDLTLGSMYRDCYENNGLYHALQLETMFNINSFLNRTAYNKDLAKVFESVQVDLQDITLLEQAGRDNLINFANSGVGQIDYDAFMAEVNKGVTIVDLLTFSTDLEAQADQLPRGALENALKGHASSIRQIHREQVVPMEQAMSTLSQSIRLLQRTSSDLPIKVTNILSAIDAAEYLITHNASHVVKQETKNYVQTLVGYFKQYTAWIKNSLTAEVAQCKPISNIVDSMEIVACSFIVDSVNVFWFGLGGCCVLLIPSMILSTKLAKYYRRMDTEDVFEDMGNTGNHGEQVCDIHGNLVVVSSPYSDTLTRFPRASAPPSYSDW